In Catenulispora sp. EB89, the genomic stretch GAGACTCGGAAGGTCCGGCGGACTCGAAACGCTCGGAGTTTCGTAACGCGCATCGGCAGCGAGAGGGCTTTCGTCACACAGCAGCGCCTCGGCGACGAGGTCCACCAGACGACCGGACCGCACACCCTCCCGGGCCCGAGACGCCGTAGCCGCGCCGAGTACCAGGGCCCGCACATCCGCCACGTCGAGCTCGGCCCGAATCTGCCCGGCACGCTGTGCCCTGACCAGCAGTAGACCCAACGCCGCCTCGAAGGCCCGGTTCGCCTCGGGATCCGGAATCAGGCGTTGCTGATCCTCCACATCGACGGACTCGCAGACGGCCTTGTTCACGGCGGCTCCGTCCACAAGCTCCCGGAACAGCGTCATGAACGCACGCCCCGGATCCTCGGCGCCCAGCAGCTCAGCGGCACGCTCGGTCATCCGCACCAGCCCGCGACTGAACACGGCACGCAGCAGATCCGCTCGAGTCGGGAAGTGCCGATACACCGTCCCGACCCCGACGCCGGCACGCTGCGCGATGTCGTCGAAGGACACGGAGATCCCCTGCGCGGACAGCATCTCCCGCGCCGTCTCCAGCAGCAGAGCCCGGTTGCGCATCGCGTCGGCGCGCCGGGGGAGGGGAAGCGCGGCGCTCTGCGTCTCGCCGGTCGTCGTCATCACGCGCTCCTTGACATACGGAGAGGACTCTCCATATCGTCCTGTCGGTAACGGAGAGATCTCTCCGTTACCGGGGAGTGTACCAGCGTTGTCTTCAGTAAGTGGAGGGGCTTTCGTGACAGTCACAGGCACAGAGGCAGGCGCGCAGTCGGCAGCGACGACCGCCGAGGTCATCGAGCGACTGCGAGCGGCGATGGAAAGCGGCCAGAACGAGCAGTTCGTCTCCCAGTTCGCCCCGGACGCGGTCTACGAAACCCCGTTCGGCCTCGACGGCCCGAAGCGTTGGGAGGGCTTCGAAGCGATCAGCGAGCACCTGCTGGGCGTCGCCGCGAACTCGGCACGCAGCCTCCTGACGTTCGACAGGGTCACCGTGACCGTCCACCCGGGCGCCGACCCGGAGCAGGCCACGGCCCAGTTCACGATCGAGGGCACGGTCAACGCCACCGGCGAGCCCTTTGTGCTGCCCTCATCGATCGGCGTCATCCGCGTCCGCGATGGGAAGATCACCGGCTACCAGGACTACACCAACACCCTGCGCGGGGCCCAGATAGTCGGCGGACTGCAGCAGTTCGCTGCGATGCTGGGGCATGCACAAGGCTGAACTCGGCAAGACAGCACTGTCCATCGCATCAGCAGCGCTCATGGCCGCCACCGTGGTGTTCGGCATCTCCGGCGCGGCCGCCGAGGCGAAAGTCCCGGCGACCGCGCGGTTCACCCAAGCCGCCGCGAACGCCGCCAAAACCGCCCCCGCCGCTAACGCCAGCACTACCGCTAACGCCGCTAACGCCAGCACTACCGCCAACGCCAGCAACGGCGCCCGCGCCAGCAACGCTGCCCGCGCCGCAAAGCCCACCGCCACCGCCCCCGCCACCACCCCGCTCCTGACCTGCAACCAACTCGCCCACCAAGACTTCGCCACCACCCCCGGCGCCACCACCGAAATCGACTCCGCCACGCCGCTGGCCGCCACCGACAACCCCCAAGGCCCCTGGGACGCCTGCCAGGTCCAGGGCACCATCGCCCCGCAGATCCAGTTCCAACTCCTGCTCCCCACCAAGACCTGGCAGGGCGACTACCTCCAGGACGGATGCGGCGGCTACTGCGGCAGCGTCACCATCGCCACCGATGCCGCAGCCGCCTGCGCCCCGCTCACCAACGGTGCCTTCGCCGTAGCCGGCGACGACGAGGGCCACGCCGCCGGCTCGGTCCTGTCCGCCGCGTTCGGTGCCGACCCGACGCTCCGCGCCGGCTTCGGCTACCAGTCAGAGCACGAA encodes the following:
- a CDS encoding TetR family transcriptional regulator, which codes for MTTTGETQSAALPLPRRADAMRNRALLLETAREMLSAQGISVSFDDIAQRAGVGVGTVYRHFPTRADLLRAVFSRGLVRMTERAAELLGAEDPGRAFMTLFRELVDGAAVNKAVCESVDVEDQQRLIPDPEANRAFEAALGLLLVRAQRAGQIRAELDVADVRALVLGAATASRAREGVRSGRLVDLVAEALLCDESPLAADARYETPSVSSPPDLPSLRCAECGAPLHASPTGRPALYCGASCRQRAYRRRSA
- a CDS encoding nuclear transport factor 2 family protein, coding for MTVTGTEAGAQSAATTAEVIERLRAAMESGQNEQFVSQFAPDAVYETPFGLDGPKRWEGFEAISEHLLGVAANSARSLLTFDRVTVTVHPGADPEQATAQFTIEGTVNATGEPFVLPSSIGVIRVRDGKITGYQDYTNTLRGAQIVGGLQQFAAMLGHAQG